A single Bicyclus anynana chromosome 19, ilBicAnyn1.1, whole genome shotgun sequence DNA region contains:
- the LOC112045247 gene encoding early boundary activity protein 1-like, translating to MTTFAVKSDLDAAHALLDLQCDQRENHFVQADRRPRGIENMESSTSAIAKILNSLIGTKVTTHPPHTSTPKAKYLPKHSKESTKERKYIPKKQFCDQGTQTDFDLYLPEIEKMETIIQQLCKKIEKLENQLKTKNPETLSPAFEQTSYEQTSDVSSEEYSDAKNKRKSHKRKRNVTMTTDLSSIGGYDSSYKEREDSLERDVKACRDYKRALKPKTNVKINNDLVPIGDGNAEVPARLMKNMDWTSYTNATRKLLTAVFSRTVLATHSLTGKPSPAFPDKPAKKKLDPALVNDIVQTVVERCRVPENVVRTSITTKCADESKMFRTRQQNKKRKSAKKENISPSDESDDSYFSN from the exons ATGACCACCTTCGCTGTGAAATCTGACTTGGACGCCGCGCATGCTTTATTGGATCTCCAATGCGATCAACGCGAAAACCATTTTGTTCAAG CAGACAGACGTCCGCGTGGTATAGAAAATATGGAATCCTCAACGTCGGCGattgcaaaaatattaaatagtcttATTGGAACCAAG GTGACGACGCATCCTCCTCATACCAGTACACCAAAAGCCAAATATCTACCGAAACATTCAAAAGAATCGaccaaagaaagaaaatacatacCAAAGAAACAATTCTGTGATCAAGGCACTCAGACTGATTTTGACTTGTACTTACCAGAAATTGAAAAAATGGAGACCATTATACAACAACTCTGtaagaaaatagaaaaattagaaaatcaattgaaaacaaaaaatcctGAAACACTATCTCCAGCTTTCGAACAAACCTCTTACGAACAAACGTCAGATGTTTCAAGTGAAGAGTATTCAGATGCTAAGAACAAGCGGAAATCACATAAACGGAAGAGAAATGTGACTATGACTACTGATTTG AGTTCAATTGGAGGCTACGATTCAAGTTACAAAGAACGCGAGGATTCTCTTGAACGTGACGTGAAAGCTTGTAGAGATTACAAAAGAGCTTTAAAACCCAAGACTAACGTCAAGATTAATAATGACTTG GTGCCTATTGGAGACGGAAACGCCGAAGTACCAGCGAGGCTGATGAAGAATATGGATTGGACATCTTACACGAATGCCACTCGAAAACTATTGACTGCAGTATTTTCACGAAC GGTCCTCGCAACTCACTCGTTGACAGGAAAGCCATCCCCAGCCTTTCCCGACAAACCAGCCAAAAAGAAGCTTGATCCAGCGCTCGTGAACGATATCGTTCAAACTGTTGTTGAAAGATGTCGTGTCCCTGAAAATGTTGTTCG AACAAGCATAACAACGAAATGCGCGGACGAAAGTAAAATGTTCCGAACACgccaacaaaataaaaagaggaaatcagcgaaaaaagaaaatatatctcCATCCGATGAATCAGATGACTCCTATTTttctaattaa